A region from the Candidatus Latescibacter sp. genome encodes:
- the ybeY gene encoding rRNA maturation RNase YbeY, translating into MKVNILESDEVEGLLTVDRERLEEYAFEVLSKSGIAAGEYNIVFIGDEYMTELNRLYKDSQGPTDVLSFSLEDVPHDFSEGVSGEVYVSLERAGRQAGELAVPFDEEVVRLVTHGLLHIAGRVHDTDEEYASMVQDTEKLVISFFTAGSEQ; encoded by the coding sequence ATGAAAGTCAATATTCTTGAAAGCGATGAGGTGGAGGGTCTCCTGACAGTTGACCGGGAACGCCTGGAAGAATATGCCTTTGAGGTGCTGTCCAAAAGCGGAATTGCAGCGGGCGAATATAATATTGTTTTTATCGGCGATGAATACATGACCGAATTGAACCGCCTTTACAAAGATAGTCAGGGACCAACCGATGTTTTGAGTTTCAGTCTGGAGGATGTTCCGCATGATTTTTCCGAAGGTGTCAGCGGTGAAGTGTATGTATCCCTCGAAAGAGCAGGCAGGCAGGCAGGTGAGCTGGCTGTCCCCTTTGATGAAGAAGTGGTACGGCTTGTCACCCACGGTCTCCTGCATATTGCAGGCAGGGTGCATGATACCGATGAAGAATATGCTTCTATGGTACAAGATACTGAAAAACTGGTAATATCCTTTTTTACGGCAGGGAGCGAGCAGTGA
- a CDS encoding Gfo/Idh/MocA family oxidoreductase, with protein MQTIGIIGAGYWGKNLIRTFHTLGTASVRYISDTSPEVLRGISRQYPGAKATLDYRTILDDPAIHAVVIATPAVSHHEIAKEALLHGKHVFVEKPMTLTTEDSLELVTLAEKRNRKLMVGHLLLYHPCITEIKNSILAGELGDIYYLYSQRLNLGKVRSDENALLSFGPHDISVALHLLGAEPVSVNAHGQCYLQDGIEDVVFLTLHFTNRVIANIQLSWLDPHKVRRTTVVGSKKMIFFDDMEPQEKVKIYDKGVDRSAEYSSYGEFLSLRDGDIYIPGIKMAEPLKLECAHFIECIEKDLTPLSDGRNGLAVTRVLSASQKSLSKGGISVKVE; from the coding sequence ATGCAGACCATTGGAATTATCGGGGCGGGATACTGGGGCAAAAACCTTATCCGCACCTTTCACACACTCGGAACAGCTTCCGTTCGATACATCTCCGATACTTCTCCGGAAGTCCTGCGGGGAATTTCCCGGCAGTATCCTGGTGCGAAAGCCACCCTTGACTACCGTACTATCCTTGACGATCCGGCCATTCATGCGGTGGTGATTGCCACCCCCGCAGTCAGCCATCATGAAATAGCGAAAGAAGCTCTTCTTCACGGGAAGCACGTGTTTGTGGAAAAACCCATGACCCTTACTACAGAGGACTCTCTGGAACTGGTGACACTGGCCGAAAAAAGAAACCGTAAGCTCATGGTGGGGCATCTCCTCCTGTATCACCCCTGCATAACGGAAATCAAAAACTCTATCCTGGCCGGCGAGCTTGGGGATATTTATTATTTATACAGCCAGAGATTAAACCTGGGGAAAGTCCGAAGCGATGAAAACGCTCTTCTCTCTTTCGGCCCTCACGATATTTCGGTCGCTCTTCACCTGCTTGGCGCCGAGCCGGTTTCGGTAAACGCGCATGGCCAGTGTTATCTCCAGGATGGCATAGAGGATGTCGTGTTTCTCACCCTGCATTTCACCAACCGGGTAATTGCCAATATCCAATTGAGCTGGCTCGATCCCCACAAGGTTCGCCGGACGACGGTTGTCGGATCGAAAAAAATGATTTTTTTTGATGACATGGAACCGCAGGAGAAAGTGAAAATATATGACAAGGGAGTGGACCGCTCCGCAGAATACTCTTCCTACGGGGAGTTTCTTTCTCTTCGGGATGGGGACATTTATATTCCGGGAATAAAAATGGCTGAGCCTCTGAAGCTTGAATGCGCTCATTTTATCGAGTGTATAGAGAAAGACCTTACACCTTTGAGCGACGGCCGGAACGGGCTTGCGGTAACCAGGGTGCTTTCCGCCAGCCAAAAATCGCTCAGTAAAGGTGGAATATCGGTAAAAGTTGAGTAA
- a CDS encoding DUF362 domain-containing protein — protein MTNRREFIRAMGIGAAGSIAGYPFPGMAKAVVQSQSSSQVSLVSGTDRRKMAHDALLPFTDVIKSGIQGKQIILKPNVVEPFCPFGVTNIDTLRGVLDFLTGLTDQKIIIGEASATPSLPGGRLPVNNTLSNFSHYGYYALNEKYHVEFVDFNARSSTTVNWITDFNSPRGNVVVPMNIADPYLDTNNFFFSLANLKTHSMTVCTLSIKNFCMSSPLNFLVKIPESLTSDYVAKWLYSEKNKMHLGSYKGLNYNIVRVARNIQPGFALLDGVTGMEGDGPTIYGKLVEQGVMIAGPDMVSVDRIGIELMGLDYNTIKHVQYCALAGVGQGDIGKIVVLGPNIDNFRTTYKLPSTFQQTTTPITWIKYEPTTIAEFSSPTAVNSGPSLKDFPITVANVPNPFNASTEIHVTLSSEARLSISIYSISGQRVRNLISTSFRAGEHIIRWDGTNETGSNVSSGMYIVGVYTGNRMVSHRMMLIK, from the coding sequence ATGACTAACAGACGTGAATTCATCCGTGCGATGGGCATCGGCGCCGCCGGATCGATTGCAGGGTATCCATTCCCCGGAATGGCGAAAGCCGTCGTACAATCACAGTCATCCAGCCAGGTATCGTTAGTAAGCGGCACCGACCGTCGCAAGATGGCCCATGATGCGCTTCTCCCTTTCACCGATGTGATCAAAAGCGGCATTCAAGGAAAACAGATCATCCTGAAACCGAATGTCGTCGAACCTTTCTGCCCTTTCGGTGTCACGAACATTGATACTCTCCGCGGGGTACTTGACTTTTTAACTGGGCTGACAGATCAGAAAATCATAATAGGCGAAGCATCGGCAACTCCTTCCCTTCCCGGTGGGAGATTACCGGTCAACAACACGCTCTCGAACTTTTCACACTATGGGTACTATGCACTAAACGAAAAGTATCATGTTGAATTTGTTGATTTTAATGCCCGTTCATCAACGACGGTGAATTGGATTACCGATTTCAACTCACCTAGGGGAAATGTCGTCGTACCCATGAACATCGCCGACCCTTACCTTGACACGAACAATTTCTTTTTCTCTCTCGCTAACTTGAAAACTCATTCCATGACCGTTTGCACTCTTTCGATAAAAAATTTCTGCATGTCATCGCCACTGAATTTCCTCGTGAAAATTCCCGAATCCCTGACCAGCGACTATGTGGCCAAATGGCTTTATTCCGAAAAGAATAAAATGCACCTCGGGAGTTACAAGGGTCTGAACTACAATATTGTCCGTGTGGCGCGTAACATTCAACCGGGATTCGCCCTTCTCGATGGGGTTACCGGGATGGAGGGGGACGGCCCTACTATCTATGGCAAACTTGTCGAACAAGGTGTGATGATTGCCGGTCCGGACATGGTTTCTGTGGACAGGATCGGGATCGAGCTTATGGGATTAGACTACAATACCATCAAACATGTTCAATACTGTGCCCTTGCAGGTGTCGGGCAGGGTGACATCGGGAAAATTGTAGTGCTGGGTCCGAATATCGACAATTTCCGAACAACATACAAGTTGCCTTCGACTTTTCAACAGACGACAACACCGATAACGTGGATAAAGTACGAACCCACAACAATCGCGGAATTTTCCTCCCCAACCGCTGTGAACTCTGGGCCTTCGCTCAAAGATTTCCCTATCACGGTTGCAAACGTTCCCAACCCGTTCAATGCTTCCACGGAGATTCATGTCACTCTGTCCTCGGAAGCGAGACTTTCAATATCGATCTATTCGATTAGCGGTCAGAGGGTCCGGAACTTAATATCCACGTCATTCAGAGCGGGTGAACATATAATTCGATGGGACGGAACAAACGAAACAGGATCGAATGTGTCATCCGGTATGTATATTGTGGGAGTGTATACGGGGAACAGAATGGTATCCCACAGGATGATGCTGATCAAGTAA
- a CDS encoding glycoside hydrolase family 20 zincin-like fold domain-containing protein, giving the protein MELFILPLPKKMEMRSGSYRFTGKESILLCGNTSPHDTGIARILAQFLLDTKKFAVSLNRSIGFPEKGFINLVIEKGHSLEDYNLEILEDRITIEASSSRGLLFGVRTLQQICEQSEHQLPCLSIEDRPDFENRGFYHDVSRGKVPQFKTMKLLVEKASRYKMNQIQFYVEHVFAFRKNPAIRSGFDVITPDEILRLDEYARFLQVDLVPSLSSFGHMYEILQNPAYARLCEQENFDPSLQLLWRNRMEHHTIDVSNEDSYKLLGEMFDDYLPLFSAPVFNICCDETFDLGTGRTKKLANEKGVGELYLGHILRLVEMVKKYDKKVMIWGDIVVKHPELIDRLPKDVTLLNWEYGAAVADVQTVMFGQKGVRFFNCPGVSGWNRLANDLNAASRNIRSMVDYGMKNGARGILNTDWGDYGHINPLAGSFHGMALGAALSWNSAGPDDDTFDRAVSFLELSDPSGKAASLLRELGSLAANWRFMMKGISGIAPEDFKRMPDELLVKSCRRAPEIEKELEKIRSKIPQDRRIDYDEFMWSARAIALNGRLALLARRRLNKKLGKKNARELREFAKSTAKLSREYETIWRARNKDSELFRITEVFKNIAADAEKIAKG; this is encoded by the coding sequence ATGGAATTATTCATTTTGCCTCTCCCGAAAAAGATGGAAATGAGGAGCGGTTCTTACCGGTTTACCGGGAAGGAGAGTATTCTTCTTTGCGGAAACACCAGTCCTCATGATACCGGGATCGCTCGCATACTCGCCCAATTCCTCCTCGATACGAAAAAATTCGCCGTTTCTTTGAACAGGAGCATCGGTTTTCCGGAGAAGGGATTCATCAACCTTGTTATCGAGAAGGGTCACTCCTTAGAGGATTACAACCTTGAAATCCTGGAAGACCGGATAACCATCGAGGCTTCTTCTTCACGTGGGCTGCTCTTTGGGGTGCGGACGCTTCAGCAGATTTGCGAGCAGAGCGAACACCAACTCCCCTGTCTTTCCATCGAAGACCGTCCTGATTTCGAGAACAGAGGATTCTATCATGATGTTTCCAGGGGAAAAGTTCCACAGTTCAAGACCATGAAACTCCTGGTGGAAAAGGCCTCCCGGTACAAGATGAACCAGATACAGTTTTATGTGGAGCATGTGTTCGCTTTTCGGAAGAATCCTGCCATCCGGTCGGGTTTCGATGTCATTACCCCGGATGAGATACTCCGCCTCGATGAATATGCCCGCTTCCTGCAAGTCGATCTGGTGCCGTCGCTTTCCTCGTTCGGGCACATGTATGAAATCCTCCAGAACCCTGCTTACGCCCGTCTCTGCGAGCAGGAAAACTTCGATCCCAGCCTGCAGCTTCTCTGGAGAAACCGGATGGAGCATCATACAATCGATGTCTCCAACGAAGACAGCTACAAGCTGCTCGGGGAGATGTTCGACGACTACCTTCCGCTGTTCAGCGCACCGGTGTTCAATATCTGCTGCGATGAAACCTTCGATCTCGGAACCGGCCGTACCAAAAAGCTCGCCAATGAGAAAGGGGTGGGAGAGCTGTATCTCGGCCACATCCTTCGTCTTGTTGAGATGGTGAAGAAATATGACAAAAAAGTCATGATCTGGGGGGATATTGTGGTGAAGCATCCCGAACTCATCGACCGTTTGCCGAAGGATGTCACCCTGCTCAACTGGGAATATGGCGCCGCAGTTGCCGACGTCCAGACAGTTATGTTCGGCCAGAAAGGAGTGAGATTCTTCAACTGCCCGGGTGTATCCGGCTGGAACCGTCTGGCGAACGATCTGAACGCCGCCTCCCGTAACATAAGGAGCATGGTGGATTACGGGATGAAGAACGGCGCCCGCGGCATCCTTAACACCGATTGGGGCGATTACGGACATATCAATCCCCTTGCCGGATCGTTTCATGGCATGGCGCTTGGGGCCGCTCTCTCCTGGAATTCCGCCGGCCCTGATGATGACACATTTGACCGGGCAGTATCCTTTCTGGAGCTTTCCGACCCATCCGGGAAGGCCGCCTCTCTCCTGCGTGAGTTGGGGAGCCTCGCTGCAAATTGGCGTTTCATGATGAAAGGAATCAGCGGGATCGCCCCGGAGGATTTCAAGCGGATGCCTGATGAGCTTTTGGTGAAATCCTGCCGCCGCGCCCCCGAAATCGAGAAAGAACTTGAAAAAATCCGCTCTAAAATCCCGCAAGACCGCCGCATAGATTATGATGAATTCATGTGGAGCGCCCGTGCAATTGCGCTCAACGGAAGGCTTGCGCTCCTTGCCAGGCGGCGGCTCAACAAAAAGCTGGGGAAAAAGAATGCCCGTGAGCTTCGAGAATTTGCCAAATCGACAGCGAAACTCTCCCGTGAATACGAAACCATCTGGCGCGCCCGCAACAAGGATTCGGAGCTTTTCCGCATCACCGAAGTGTTCAAAAATATCGCGGCAGATGCGGAAAAAATAGCGAAGGGATGA
- a CDS encoding lysylphosphatidylglycerol synthase domain-containing protein, translated as MKKKLIAVLRYAFLFSILGFGGWYIAAHYDRFASRAHFTGLNISLLFLLNIGTLLCESTRLRIQVKKIGHDLGQTGAWHMFTLMQAVNHIILKAGTFSGGYYLSRRFKISFNSYVAFLVSYVTVMVFSSGVLGLLVSGLFIILGYSVNALISLFFAFIIFSTTLLILSARIPLPFNRLPRVMANFFHSLRFIYSDYRMLSLLVVVELFYYLFSAFRFMVALSMFSAHTSLLGGIAVVTIGNFLRVATIIPGGMGIAEVASGWAAGILGNDAGISGLSAGLDRLMYVLIVMIAGGIGFLTLSNRKEFHTPPEP; from the coding sequence ATGAAAAAAAAACTGATTGCTGTTTTACGGTATGCCTTCCTTTTCTCCATACTTGGTTTTGGCGGATGGTATATAGCAGCCCACTATGACCGTTTTGCCAGCCGCGCGCATTTTACCGGTCTCAATATTTCTCTCCTTTTTCTCCTGAATATTGGGACTTTGCTCTGCGAATCCACCCGGCTTCGCATTCAGGTAAAAAAAATCGGCCATGACCTGGGACAGACCGGCGCCTGGCACATGTTCACTCTGATGCAGGCGGTGAATCATATCATTCTGAAAGCGGGAACATTCAGCGGGGGATATTATCTTTCCCGACGATTCAAGATTTCGTTTAACTCGTATGTTGCATTTCTGGTATCCTATGTTACGGTTATGGTCTTTTCCTCCGGGGTGCTCGGTCTTCTGGTTTCCGGCCTGTTTATTATTTTGGGTTATTCAGTCAATGCGCTGATCTCGCTTTTTTTTGCTTTCATTATTTTCTCGACCACCCTTCTGATTTTATCCGCACGCATTCCCCTGCCGTTCAATCGATTACCCAGGGTAATGGCCAATTTTTTTCATTCCCTTCGATTCATCTATTCCGATTACCGGATGCTTTCTCTCCTGGTGGTGGTGGAACTATTCTACTATTTATTCTCCGCATTTCGTTTCATGGTCGCCCTTTCCATGTTCTCAGCCCATACCAGCCTTCTGGGCGGCATTGCGGTGGTGACTATCGGGAATTTCTTGCGTGTGGCCACCATTATTCCGGGAGGAATGGGTATCGCGGAAGTGGCCAGCGGATGGGCAGCGGGAATCCTGGGGAATGATGCCGGTATTTCCGGTCTTTCGGCGGGATTGGACCGCCTCATGTATGTTCTCATTGTGATGATCGCAGGCGGAATCGGTTTTCTCACTTTATCCAACCGAAAGGAATTCCACACACCTCCGGAACCGTAA
- a CDS encoding hemolysin family protein yields the protein MTTISIILVGFVVAMLMSSMFSGAEQALSSISRDSLEKLHDMNVAGADALLGITANKRRFHLMLLSGRIISIAAGTILLFFLVTVIGEAVGLNAVYGWFIGLIAFFMALALFVLTDGVLSKIISVGEYETTVPRFASFLTVFNFLLFPLTFLSDMILSVSIKKKTEMAAKEDALIEMVKSESESGVIGQEEGEMIQSILNFYDTTIREVMVPRIDVVAAEKNIPLDELIQLFKNEAHSRIPVYDGRIDNIIGVIYSKDLLISLAEKDISTDLSITAIMRKPYFVPESKKLSELLKDFKKAKVHLAIVVDEYGGTSGIVALEDVLEEIVGDIQDEYDQDAQSLFSWIDDRTVIMDAGMNIDDVNEILHTGIPNEGFDTLAGFIYHQLGYIPEGGEEITFNTTVITIKEIIGNRISKVLVKLEEPKNRDEI from the coding sequence GTGACAACCATTTCCATTATACTTGTCGGATTCGTTGTCGCCATGCTTATGTCTTCCATGTTTTCGGGAGCGGAGCAGGCGTTAAGCTCTATCTCGCGTGACTCCCTGGAAAAGCTTCATGACATGAATGTCGCAGGTGCAGATGCTCTGCTTGGTATAACCGCCAATAAGCGCCGGTTCCATCTGATGCTGCTCTCCGGAAGAATTATTTCCATTGCCGCCGGGACGATCCTTCTTTTCTTTTTAGTGACCGTGATCGGAGAAGCAGTTGGTCTGAATGCTGTTTATGGATGGTTTATCGGGTTAATCGCTTTTTTTATGGCGCTGGCGCTGTTTGTACTGACTGATGGAGTTCTCTCCAAAATTATTTCTGTGGGGGAATACGAGACAACGGTTCCACGCTTTGCTTCATTCCTGACTGTATTTAATTTCCTCCTGTTTCCCCTTACCTTTCTTTCTGATATGATCCTTTCCGTGTCCATCAAAAAAAAGACTGAAATGGCGGCCAAGGAAGACGCTCTTATCGAAATGGTCAAATCTGAAAGCGAATCCGGGGTAATCGGGCAGGAGGAGGGGGAGATGATTCAAAGCATCCTCAACTTTTACGATACAACCATTCGTGAAGTCATGGTGCCCAGGATCGATGTGGTGGCGGCGGAAAAAAACATCCCCCTCGATGAACTTATACAGCTTTTTAAAAACGAGGCGCATTCCCGTATTCCTGTGTATGATGGGCGGATCGATAATATCATTGGTGTTATCTATTCAAAAGACCTGCTTATCTCGCTGGCGGAAAAAGATATATCCACGGATTTATCCATAACCGCTATAATGCGCAAACCGTATTTCGTACCCGAATCAAAAAAACTCTCCGAGCTTCTTAAGGATTTCAAAAAAGCGAAGGTGCATCTCGCAATCGTTGTTGATGAATATGGCGGCACATCGGGAATTGTGGCTCTCGAGGATGTGCTTGAGGAAATTGTGGGTGATATACAGGATGAATACGATCAGGATGCGCAGTCTCTTTTCTCCTGGATTGACGACCGGACTGTCATTATGGACGCCGGCATGAACATCGATGACGTCAATGAAATTCTCCATACCGGCATCCCGAACGAAGGATTCGATACTCTGGCCGGGTTTATTTACCACCAGCTCGGCTATATTCCCGAAGGCGGAGAGGAAATTACCTTTAATACCACTGTCATTACCATCAAGGAAATAATCGGAAATAGAATTTCCAAGGTACTGGTGAAACTTGAAGAGCCGAAAAACAGGGATGAAATCTGA
- a CDS encoding carboxypeptidase-like regulatory domain-containing protein gives MSRLIMFVCVICVICSGCSKKSDTTGPGDTDNTGEWKLGHVTTQTVSATPGSALKDSSTGLVFQFPDGGSGTLETAAITSSVNAPVPGKGYYVNYSQEKKINLVFTPKETETVLVYGYGTSNALMTDYTNRYNTWVSIAPTKNTDGSLSFELLMPVAVQTNKSSGVSAKGYQGFKHYFVGLITKDMPEFDKLTAYQSEARKMINSYIDNLPDSRKADARAKVDGDMQWYLSFGSDAYDAFWAYGYFTSVNRYNITINKSYTDPKEIAGHIAHETGHYMFHVLAGNSAYLTAYSQMPYDTSQHGTGDVNDRKKMFIEEPAYFSQYFQTGSAGGFDPTEPRLLLYGKVLSKYDVPSIEGFGCVMLAQLHRTSDTVADVYAAEKSALKRTVPVIGAPFSESFQILAKQPTDIDMLRDKIETYLMTAGKGDLFQPLMQGIGWGYMVSGKLVDKDGNPVSGATVKSVHKSASREWIGSVSTASSGTDGSFSLPSGVFGGRSYVRVIKGTDSTDVDITIDWKQATNVKKDVGTLTVDFSPSVLDQLRKTNYVGAGLSVWNVTKEEPNGDYQWIGDAVYNLKWNGLSFSGAHDDTYMSKHNEVSGTVSADGKTIETISFSSTQKNPKTGYILLSSKMTATNIPMVKINYQWPTVSFKLTSDVKAHVSQYEYFWRRDDGVMIEYLGTINWNHEKTYISVVFNLGDNPFR, from the coding sequence ATGAGCAGATTGATCATGTTTGTGTGCGTTATCTGTGTCATCTGTTCCGGCTGCTCAAAAAAGAGCGATACAACCGGACCCGGCGACACCGACAACACGGGTGAATGGAAACTCGGACATGTCACAACTCAAACCGTTTCCGCTACTCCCGGAAGTGCGCTGAAGGACAGTTCCACCGGTCTTGTTTTTCAGTTTCCCGACGGAGGCTCTGGTACTTTAGAGACGGCGGCGATCACCTCGTCGGTCAACGCTCCCGTACCGGGGAAAGGGTACTATGTCAACTATAGTCAGGAGAAAAAAATTAACCTCGTATTCACCCCCAAGGAAACAGAAACCGTGTTGGTGTATGGGTATGGAACCTCCAATGCGCTGATGACCGATTACACGAATCGTTACAATACCTGGGTCAGCATCGCGCCCACGAAAAATACGGACGGCTCGTTGTCGTTCGAATTGCTCATGCCCGTGGCTGTCCAGACAAACAAATCCTCCGGTGTTTCCGCAAAGGGCTATCAGGGATTCAAGCATTACTTTGTGGGACTTATTACGAAAGATATGCCCGAATTTGATAAGTTGACGGCCTACCAGAGCGAAGCAAGAAAGATGATCAACAGTTATATAGACAATCTCCCGGATTCCCGGAAAGCCGATGCCCGGGCCAAGGTGGACGGGGACATGCAGTGGTATCTGTCTTTTGGAAGTGACGCGTATGATGCATTCTGGGCCTATGGATACTTCACCAGTGTAAACAGATATAATATTACGATCAATAAAAGTTATACCGATCCCAAGGAGATTGCGGGACACATCGCTCATGAAACCGGGCACTACATGTTTCATGTGCTGGCCGGAAACTCCGCGTATTTGACCGCGTACAGTCAAATGCCCTATGATACCTCGCAACACGGAACGGGAGATGTCAACGACCGCAAGAAGATGTTCATTGAAGAACCGGCGTATTTTTCACAGTATTTTCAGACGGGTTCTGCCGGCGGATTTGATCCAACAGAGCCGAGACTGCTGCTGTATGGAAAGGTTCTTTCGAAATACGACGTTCCGAGCATCGAGGGATTCGGGTGTGTCATGCTCGCCCAGCTCCATCGCACTTCAGACACGGTTGCCGACGTGTATGCGGCGGAAAAAAGCGCTTTAAAACGCACCGTTCCCGTCATCGGCGCACCGTTTTCAGAAAGTTTCCAGATCCTGGCGAAACAGCCGACGGACATCGATATGCTTCGTGACAAAATCGAAACCTACCTGATGACCGCCGGAAAAGGGGACCTGTTCCAGCCCCTCATGCAGGGAATCGGCTGGGGGTACATGGTTTCCGGGAAGCTGGTTGACAAGGACGGGAATCCCGTCTCCGGCGCCACGGTGAAAAGCGTTCACAAAAGCGCCTCGCGGGAATGGATCGGCAGCGTTTCAACCGCGTCAAGCGGTACCGACGGGAGTTTCAGCCTGCCGTCCGGCGTGTTCGGCGGAAGAAGTTATGTGCGGGTGATCAAGGGGACCGACAGCACGGATGTTGACATCACCATTGACTGGAAACAGGCGACCAATGTGAAGAAGGATGTGGGAACCCTCACCGTTGATTTCTCGCCCAGTGTTTTGGATCAGTTGAGAAAAACCAATTATGTAGGCGCCGGATTGAGCGTATGGAACGTGACCAAAGAGGAACCGAATGGTGATTACCAGTGGATCGGCGATGCCGTTTATAACTTGAAATGGAACGGGCTCTCTTTCAGCGGCGCGCATGATGACACCTACATGTCCAAGCATAACGAGGTATCCGGTACGGTGTCGGCGGATGGCAAGACAATAGAAACGATTTCCTTCTCCAGCACGCAGAAAAACCCTAAAACCGGTTATATCCTCTTGAGCAGCAAAATGACCGCAACGAATATACCGATGGTAAAAATCAATTATCAATGGCCGACTGTCAGTTTTAAGCTCACGAGCGATGTCAAGGCGCACGTTAGCCAGTATGAATACTTCTGGAGGAGGGATGATGGAGTAATGATTGAATACCTGGGGACAATTAATTGGAATCATGAAAAGACCTATATTTCTGTCGTGTTTAATCTGGGAGACAATCCATTCCGGTGA
- a CDS encoding PhoH family protein: protein MNGETSELVYVTNSNYQDLFGCGDRNIKAVENRYGVQIVCRDGVLKVIGEKASVKQAAKIINEMDSLIQSGAHLDEHTLSSALDYLENGGGECRIGLKTVVLNAGNRLIRPRSLGQCVYLSAMIENDVVFSIGPAGTGKTYLAVAVAVAALKNHEVQKIILCRPAVEAGESLGFLPGDLKDKVEPYFRPLYDSLFDTIGPEKLIKLEEKGVIEVAPLAYMRGRTLSDAYIILDEAQNTTSRQMKMLLTRLGVNSKVVVTGDITQIDLPHNEKSGLVEIESILDGIEGVAFVRLTSHDVVRHRLVQSIINAYGKHEKHDSEKA, encoded by the coding sequence TTGAACGGTGAAACGAGTGAATTAGTGTATGTTACAAATTCGAATTATCAGGACTTGTTCGGATGCGGCGACCGTAATATCAAAGCGGTGGAAAACAGGTATGGCGTGCAGATAGTCTGCCGTGACGGAGTTCTCAAGGTTATCGGAGAAAAAGCATCGGTAAAGCAGGCGGCAAAGATTATCAACGAAATGGATTCTCTGATCCAGTCGGGTGCGCATCTTGACGAACACACCCTGTCCTCGGCGCTGGATTATCTGGAAAACGGCGGCGGTGAATGCCGGATTGGTTTGAAGACTGTTGTTCTGAACGCCGGAAATCGCCTGATCCGGCCGCGCTCGCTGGGACAATGCGTCTATCTTTCCGCGATGATCGAGAACGATGTCGTTTTCAGTATCGGACCGGCCGGGACCGGGAAAACCTATCTTGCAGTCGCAGTTGCAGTGGCCGCACTGAAGAATCATGAAGTGCAGAAGATCATCCTGTGCCGTCCGGCAGTGGAGGCCGGAGAAAGCCTGGGGTTTCTCCCCGGAGATCTTAAAGATAAGGTTGAACCTTATTTCCGGCCCCTTTATGACTCGCTCTTTGATACCATTGGTCCCGAGAAACTGATAAAGCTTGAGGAAAAGGGAGTCATCGAAGTGGCTCCGCTTGCTTACATGCGCGGCAGAACCCTTTCCGATGCTTACATAATTCTGGATGAAGCCCAGAACACAACCAGCCGTCAGATGAAAATGCTCCTTACCAGGCTGGGGGTCAATTCCAAAGTGGTGGTTACCGGGGACATTACTCAGATAGACCTTCCGCACAACGAAAAATCGGGCCTGGTGGAAATTGAATCCATACTCGACGGTATCGAAGGAGTGGCGTTTGTGCGGTTGACCAGTCATGATGTGGTCAGACACAGGCTCGTTCAGAGTATTATCAACGCCTATGGCAAACACGAAAAGCACGATTCTGAAAAAGCTTAA